One window of the Clostridium sp. MB40-C1 genome contains the following:
- a CDS encoding IS3 family transposase, whose amino-acid sequence MRRDRKKAILSQVRYEFIYLTIQELHHTASYPITELCDFASIQRSSYYKWLKRKDSTNEQFNKELLSLIKNAYEERNGILGYRQITIKLNREHGLNVNHKRIYRLMKILNLKSICRRKRKNYIKSTPEITAGNVLNREFEADGFGKKWLTDVTEMKYGLGGKAYLSSILDLGDKSIVSFVIGHSNNNELVFKTFDIAHNQYPDAKPIFHSDRGFQYTSKVFKRKLDDAGMTQSMSRVSRCIDNGPMEAFWGMMKSEMYYLRKFSSYTELEAAIIEYIDYYNNHRYQKRLKCMTPIEYRQYLLNLTA is encoded by the coding sequence ATTAGACGAGATAGAAAGAAGGCGATACTAAGCCAGGTAAGGTATGAGTTCATATATCTTACAATACAGGAACTTCACCATACAGCGTCATATCCAATAACAGAATTATGCGATTTCGCAAGTATACAAAGGTCATCCTACTATAAATGGCTTAAGAGAAAAGACAGCACTAATGAGCAGTTTAATAAAGAACTTTTATCATTAATTAAGAATGCTTATGAAGAACGAAATGGTATCCTTGGCTACCGCCAAATAACAATAAAGCTCAATCGTGAGCATGGTTTAAATGTAAACCATAAGAGAATTTACAGACTGATGAAAATATTAAACCTGAAGTCCATATGTCGCAGAAAGAGAAAGAATTATATCAAATCTACACCCGAAATCACAGCAGGAAACGTCCTTAACAGAGAGTTTGAGGCAGATGGATTCGGAAAGAAGTGGCTTACAGATGTAACTGAGATGAAGTATGGCCTTGGAGGTAAGGCATATCTTAGCTCAATACTGGATCTTGGAGATAAAAGCATTGTATCCTTTGTAATAGGTCATTCAAATAATAATGAACTTGTTTTTAAAACCTTTGATATTGCTCATAATCAATATCCTGATGCGAAACCTATCTTTCACAGTGACCGTGGCTTTCAGTATACAAGTAAGGTTTTCAAAAGGAAATTAGATGATGCAGGTATGACTCAGAGTATGTCCAGAGTTTCAAGATGTATAGATAACGGACCAATGGAAGCCTTTTGGGGAATGATGAAATCGGAGATGTATTATCTCAGAAAATTTAGTTCTTATACAGAATTAGAAGCTGCTATCATAGAATACATAGATTATTACAATAATCACAGGTATCAGAAACGCTTGAAATGTATGACGCCTATAGAATATAGACAATATCTGTTGAATTTAACAGCATAA
- a CDS encoding transposase, whose protein sequence is MSHKAKISGSEKIEVIEKYLCGEDSLNHLATLIGVSMPSAEQCLQTYRSLGPNGLINTSKNTVYTVELKTRAVQDYLSGGGSHMEICRKYRIKSTCQLRNWILKYNGHEKLKVSGTGGTPIMTNGRKTTYDERVEIVKYCIEHQNNYAETAQKYQVSYQQVYSWTTKYEENGIKALLDKRGKRKPEGEMSEVEKLRVQNKLLEAKNRRQQMEIGFLKKLDEIERRRY, encoded by the coding sequence ATGTCTCACAAAGCAAAAATATCAGGATCAGAAAAGATAGAAGTTATTGAAAAGTATCTTTGTGGAGAAGATTCACTTAATCATTTAGCTACACTGATTGGTGTCTCTATGCCCTCTGCCGAACAATGCCTTCAAACTTATCGATCGTTAGGACCAAATGGTCTGATTAATACATCTAAGAATACTGTCTATACTGTAGAATTAAAGACCAGAGCCGTCCAAGATTATCTGTCTGGTGGTGGCTCTCACATGGAAATATGTAGAAAATACCGTATTAAATCAACTTGCCAGTTGCGTAACTGGATTTTGAAGTATAATGGTCATGAGAAGTTAAAAGTTTCCGGAACAGGAGGAACACCTATCATGACTAATGGCAGAAAAACCACTTATGATGAAAGAGTTGAAATAGTTAAGTATTGTATTGAACATCAAAATAATTATGCTGAAACAGCTCAGAAATATCAGGTATCTTATCAACAGGTATATTCCTGGACTACCAAGTATGAGGAAAACGGCATTAAAGCACTTCTAGACAAGCGTGGCAAAAGAAAGCCGGAAGGCGAAATGTCAGAGGTGGAGAAACTAAGGGTGCAGAATAAACTACTTGAAGCAAAAAATCGCAGGCAACAGATGGAGATTGGTTTTTTAAAAAAATTAGACGAGATAGAAAGAAGGCGATACTAA
- a CDS encoding DUF2089 family protein produces MKRDLVSECPRCREKLVATRLSCDSCEMELSGDFPLSKFDYLSIDEMDFIECFLKHQGNFKAVQNEKDMSYPATKKRLVDILEKLELVQPKSEEKMDFSMSKVTHVDIKDCDSIVVRTIKEKLNDNNGRAIIRLYQGDSCAIWFDENGKGLVSPKIPPANQLVWEVFDAAVEIILNNGGKAVKGKARSGAKLGSDDLPLNSVEGYIAHKVHGVKEGETAFGPGFVICAVLDWADICKNERGYLTMNPTFSDKINR; encoded by the coding sequence ATGAAACGAGATCTTGTTTCTGAATGTCCAAGATGTAGAGAAAAATTAGTGGCAACACGATTAAGCTGTGATAGCTGTGAGATGGAACTCAGTGGTGATTTCCCTCTAAGTAAATTTGATTATTTATCCATTGATGAAATGGACTTTATAGAGTGTTTCCTAAAGCATCAAGGAAATTTTAAGGCTGTTCAGAATGAAAAGGATATGTCTTATCCAGCAACTAAGAAGAGATTAGTGGATATCCTTGAAAAATTGGAATTGGTACAGCCTAAAAGTGAAGAAAAAATGGATTTTTCAATGAGTAAAGTAACACACGTTGATATTAAAGATTGCGACAGCATAGTTGTTAGAACAATAAAAGAGAAACTGAATGATAATAATGGTAGAGCAATTATCAGACTTTATCAAGGAGATAGCTGTGCTATTTGGTTTGATGAAAATGGCAAAGGACTTGTGTCACCAAAGATACCGCCAGCAAATCAGCTTGTATGGGAAGTATTTGATGCTGCAGTAGAGATTATTTTAAATAACGGTGGCAAAGCTGTGAAGGGCAAAGCACGTTCAGGTGCAAAGCTTGGAAGTGATGATCTTCCTTTAAATTCAGTTGAAGGATATATTGCTCATAAAGTACATGGTGTAAAAGAAGGGGAAACAGCATTTGGTCCAGGTTTTGTTATTTGTGCAGTACTTGATTGGGCTGATATTTGCAAAAATGAACGTGGGTATCTAACGATGAATCCAACATTTTCAGATAAAATTAATAGGTGA
- a CDS encoding metallophosphoesterase codes for MCNEISFIHVSDIHFNRYSGDDFDDNDDLRNEMIRDIEKNAKKELKNVKGILVCGDIAFSGQEAEYDIANNFLKNILNIFDLYEKDIYCVPGNHDIDQNVPNESISVYNAQKFIEEQKVNDVDWALRKFNNDKYMQNPLLYPIKEYNKFSNKLSSSFDKMQLCWQSEVKLNSKYNLIIHGINSAIISNADDHKDKTKERKMVITQTQIPQNKDENIYMLLCHHPPECWKNNDILEKLMHERVKIQLYGHKHLQKIEVDEKSLKISSGAIHPERDDNWVPCYNWISIKVEKDKLIIKVYPRILNDVRVFTCDEKVCESNIYKLVTLDLKLDKNNNSESNFKEEEDVSILNTQDYDDSEHNIIDTEKDIRKTNITDKEIVYKYLSLNNINKEVTLKRCLSSNEIDKNKLDDVDYILKEIKKNNLEEQLLNILNEFY; via the coding sequence ATGTGTAATGAGATTTCATTTATTCATGTTTCAGATATTCATTTTAATAGATATAGTGGCGATGACTTTGATGATAATGATGATTTAAGAAATGAAATGATACGTGATATAGAAAAGAATGCTAAAAAAGAATTAAAAAATGTTAAAGGTATATTAGTTTGTGGAGATATAGCTTTTAGTGGACAAGAAGCAGAATATGATATTGCAAATAATTTTTTAAAGAATATATTAAATATTTTTGATTTATATGAAAAGGACATATATTGTGTGCCTGGAAATCATGATATAGATCAAAATGTTCCCAACGAATCGATTAGTGTTTATAATGCTCAAAAATTTATCGAAGAACAAAAAGTTAATGATGTAGATTGGGCATTAAGAAAATTTAATAATGATAAGTATATGCAAAATCCACTGTTATATCCTATTAAAGAATATAATAAATTTTCTAATAAACTATCTTCTTCTTTTGATAAGATGCAATTATGCTGGCAAAGCGAAGTTAAATTAAATTCTAAGTATAATTTAATAATACATGGAATTAATTCTGCTATTATCTCTAATGCAGACGATCATAAAGATAAAACTAAGGAAAGAAAAATGGTGATTACTCAAACACAAATACCACAAAATAAAGATGAAAATATTTATATGTTGTTATGCCATCATCCGCCTGAATGTTGGAAAAATAATGATATTTTAGAAAAACTTATGCATGAAAGAGTAAAGATACAGCTTTATGGACATAAGCACTTACAGAAAATAGAAGTAGATGAAAAAAGTCTTAAAATTAGTTCGGGCGCAATACACCCAGAAAGGGATGATAATTGGGTTCCTTGCTACAATTGGATTTCAATTAAAGTTGAAAAAGATAAATTAATAATAAAAGTATATCCTAGAATTTTGAATGATGTAAGGGTGTTTACATGCGATGAAAAAGTGTGTGAAAGTAATATATATAAATTAGTAACATTAGATTTGAAGTTAGATAAAAATAATAATTCAGAAAGTAATTTTAAAGAAGAAGAAGACGTTAGTATCTTGAATACTCAAGATTATGATGATAGTGAACATAATATTATAGATACTGAGAAAGATATACGAAAAACTAATATTACTGATAAAGAAATAGTTTATAAATATTTAAGTCTAAACAATATTAATAAAGAAGTTACATTAAAGAGATGTTTATCTAGTAATGAAATCGACAAAAATAAGTTGGATGATGTTGATTATATTTTAAAAGAGATTAAAAAAAATAATTTAGAAGAGCAATTGTTGAATATATTAAATGAATTTTATTAA
- a CDS encoding GTPase-associated system all-helical protein GASH — protein sequence MEKNIGTWYGQANISCTSDILDKRKNSIKTYIEEGVDWEFIKSIIKLFIKGKDNKQDKFKESFADIFIKDDSAFSYEQDKEIQLLAGIMLNEILKGDNKCNTMIELSCICLKNYYDPPIEGIFNNIEKGFYDSLKQLRENEDNECTKSNFEKSLQAMLKENPSLPQPNINDEVAKQLESLKQNIINIFSNFEKMQKINNLKSEDSEVLWWMIGEWSYDLNKPFKKIDDNFIPILIGKEMADKVNVLPGPFAAKAVINKILSNYEDRQLYIYNYAEKIEKDWLNRFVKEYYIEAIADFMPILKYFNKINEIDEEDNSDDKLEKICPAIIKKTKILNKDIAYSIYLECLLSKAYKEREE from the coding sequence GTGGAAAAAAATATTGGAACATGGTATGGACAAGCAAATATATCTTGTACATCTGATATATTAGATAAAAGAAAAAATAGTATTAAAACATACATAGAAGAAGGTGTTGACTGGGAGTTTATTAAAAGTATTATAAAGTTATTTATAAAGGGAAAAGACAATAAGCAAGATAAATTCAAAGAAAGTTTTGCAGATATATTTATTAAAGATGATAGTGCCTTTAGTTATGAGCAAGATAAAGAAATACAGCTTTTAGCAGGAATTATGTTAAATGAAATATTAAAAGGTGATAATAAATGTAATACAATGATAGAGTTGAGTTGCATATGTTTGAAAAATTATTATGATCCTCCAATTGAGGGGATTTTTAATAATATAGAAAAAGGCTTTTATGATTCATTAAAGCAGCTAAGAGAGAATGAAGATAATGAATGTACTAAAAGTAATTTTGAAAAATCATTACAAGCAATGCTTAAAGAAAATCCTAGTTTACCTCAACCCAATATTAATGATGAAGTTGCTAAACAACTTGAATCATTAAAACAAAATATTATTAATATATTTAGTAATTTTGAAAAGATGCAAAAGATTAATAATTTAAAATCTGAGGATTCAGAAGTACTATGGTGGATGATAGGTGAATGGAGTTATGATTTAAATAAACCTTTTAAAAAAATTGATGATAATTTTATTCCTATATTAATAGGAAAGGAAATGGCAGATAAAGTAAATGTTTTACCAGGGCCGTTTGCGGCAAAGGCAGTTATAAATAAAATACTCTCAAATTATGAAGATAGACAATTATATATATATAATTATGCTGAAAAAATTGAGAAAGATTGGTTGAATAGATTTGTTAAAGAATACTATATAGAGGCTATAGCTGATTTTATGCCAATATTAAAATATTTTAATAAGATTAATGAAATTGATGAAGAAGATAATAGTGATGATAAATTGGAAAAAATATGTCCAGCAATAATTAAGAAAACAAAAATTTTAAATAAGGATATTGCATATTCAATTTATTTAGAATGTTTGCTTAGTAAAGCATATAAGGAGAGAGAGGAATAG
- a CDS encoding recombinase family protein, whose protein sequence is MVEKEARIVRKIYKLFLEGKTPSAIARQLTENKIPTPAGKEIWQPSTVMSILKNEKYKGSAILQKSFTVDFLTKKKKINQGEVPKYYVQNSHPAIISTEVYDLVQQEIKKRKKVKGYKNSGNCFSGKIVCGECGSFYGSKVWHSTSKYRRVIWQCNAKFKNDEKCGTPHIYENTLKEAFLQAFNSILKNKDEILQGYEEIIQVLMDITKLDKESTKLQNEMEIVTEMLWKCVEENAHSALDQSEYEERYKALAERYEVIKNKITEINDKRLERNTKRERIKEFIKILEKSPTILIEFDDELWNAVIEIVKVNSEREITFVFKDGFELQWNI, encoded by the coding sequence ATTGTAGAAAAGGAAGCTAGAATTGTAAGAAAGATTTATAAACTTTTTCTTGAAGGAAAAACTCCATCAGCAATTGCAAGACAATTAACTGAAAATAAAATACCAACACCAGCAGGTAAAGAAATTTGGCAACCTAGTACGGTGATGAGTATTCTTAAAAATGAAAAGTATAAAGGATCAGCCATACTTCAAAAGAGTTTTACAGTTGATTTTCTTACAAAGAAAAAGAAAATTAATCAGGGAGAAGTTCCAAAATATTATGTTCAAAATAGCCATCCTGCTATAATTTCTACTGAAGTTTATGATTTAGTCCAGCAGGAAATTAAAAAAAGAAAAAAGGTAAAAGGTTATAAGAACAGTGGAAACTGTTTTTCAGGAAAGATAGTATGCGGTGAATGTGGAAGCTTTTACGGAAGCAAGGTATGGCACTCCACTAGCAAATACCGTAGAGTTATTTGGCAGTGCAACGCAAAATTCAAAAATGATGAGAAATGTGGTACACCGCATATCTATGAAAATACTTTAAAAGAAGCTTTTTTACAGGCTTTTAACAGCATTCTTAAAAATAAAGATGAGATTTTACAAGGCTATGAAGAAATAATACAAGTTTTAATGGATATTACAAAACTAGATAAAGAAAGTACTAAGCTACAAAATGAAATGGAGATAGTTACTGAAATGCTCTGGAAATGTGTAGAGGAAAACGCTCATAGTGCTTTAGATCAATCAGAGTATGAGGAAAGGTACAAGGCGCTGGCTGAAAGGTATGAAGTTATAAAGAATAAAATTACAGAAATTAATGATAAACGACTTGAGAGAAATACTAAGAGAGAAAGGATAAAGGAATTTATAAAGATATTAGAAAAGAGTCCTACTATTTTAATAGAGTTTGATGATGAGCTTTGGAATGCAGTTATTGAAATAGTAAAGGTGAATTCAGAAAGAGAAATAACCTTTGTGTTTAAGGATGGATTTGAGTTACAGTGGAATATATAA
- a CDS encoding tetratricopeptide repeat protein → MDFEKYVVRVVCSECAPDFNDTKNIDGILGTGFFIDKNKIITAYHVISNHFDLGDNVYINPINLEDKKFYEAKVITEKDQSQIAILELTEEFEITILKFTGNYRINYLADKWLTFGHPKLRWKKGHIQRGIVSRKLNKLNSCNTDIDLELSSSAIPDFSGMSGSPLFIENMLIGVIIEQAEVVGKAISLAAVSINEFSKAIPSEYIEKLEYKKGNTVCKNIEKINNIPFNKNSCFIGRTDKLNDLYIGLRKHKIQVLQGTSGVGKSQISVMYSYIHNSEYNFIFWVRSDTNNNLFNDYKSIGENVGILNEDNDNYEKCIKVVNRWLEGNEKWLLIFDDCEDYEQIYSYIPNNYTGHIIITSKNPDWVKLVKPLNIGPFTEAEAIKLLLKRSNKIDEINKEDDIKSLLKKAGLETDNSVYDLANKLGKLPLALNQAAAYIEENSISFHEYIKLYNEYQLSLFEKNYDSKDYKYTAKTVWKISLEKIQMKSPLSIRLVNFLSLFSNNKTPNWILKDKFDVLQELLDEEINILNYNDAISLLKKYALIESTGTYFHMHCLIQSVIQNEMNEKDELDRYSDIASKFIYKILPDDLGTNDEWKGVSDLIPHLRYLIEKIDVENSLYIKLILKLGLCERFKFGAIQAEHTIEHALELALQVYKDSDPMVLNICNMLAGIKKDMGKLDAAKKYYYKNLKILEDEGEGNNYNIPILKNNIGLVLLQEEDYINSKIMFEDALELYNIDEKFYSKQIATTLSNLSIVNVKLREYDEAYDNVERALRLTEMYLGKDNVIYSRMINNKGNILLDLKDYKNAKEYFEKSIKLDEDFYPENHTEIINKKNNLAMCLINLSKAEIEQARNILNNAIEVSKNSESNESSAFARALNTLALIYEKEENYELAIKHHEESKKILVKIYGELSLKVSQCNKYIADCLLKIDKKRALNMYEDILKNDKAIVEEFKKEKKDLKNVQEIIEGELVNLGILYADEEIKRYKDSIEYIKNVLKPRANRYGDNSVEVTVCIRTLAKAYFEIGNYNNAYKYADKALKNDLKNFGCYSEVVALDYNNLAYIFYILGNKGKSTELINKAKNIADKTMGISVNTLEIIKENFEMIIHSDKDSIIDTIKKYDFEFWKYDKSLIIKPILRK, encoded by the coding sequence ATGGATTTTGAAAAATATGTTGTAAGAGTTGTTTGTAGTGAATGTGCACCCGATTTTAATGATACTAAGAATATAGATGGAATATTAGGAACAGGTTTTTTCATTGATAAAAATAAAATAATTACGGCTTATCATGTAATCAGTAACCATTTCGATTTAGGTGATAATGTTTATATAAATCCGATAAATCTTGAAGATAAAAAATTTTATGAAGCAAAAGTTATAACAGAAAAAGATCAATCGCAAATTGCGATTTTGGAATTAACTGAGGAATTTGAAATTACCATACTAAAGTTTACTGGAAATTATAGAATAAATTATTTAGCTGATAAATGGTTAACTTTTGGGCATCCAAAACTTAGATGGAAAAAGGGGCACATTCAAAGAGGGATTGTTTCCAGAAAGTTGAATAAGTTAAATTCATGCAATACAGATATAGATTTGGAGTTATCTAGTTCAGCTATTCCAGATTTCTCAGGGATGTCAGGTTCTCCACTTTTTATTGAAAATATGTTAATAGGGGTTATAATTGAACAAGCTGAAGTTGTTGGCAAAGCAATTTCATTAGCAGCTGTAAGTATTAATGAGTTTTCTAAAGCTATACCTAGTGAATATATAGAAAAACTAGAATATAAAAAAGGTAATACTGTTTGTAAGAATATAGAGAAAATTAACAATATTCCTTTTAACAAAAATTCATGTTTTATTGGTAGAACAGATAAATTAAATGATTTATATATAGGACTTAGAAAACATAAAATTCAAGTATTACAAGGAACTAGCGGAGTAGGTAAGAGTCAAATTTCAGTGATGTATTCTTATATACATAATTCAGAATATAACTTTATATTTTGGGTAAGAAGTGATACTAATAATAACTTATTTAATGATTATAAATCAATAGGTGAAAATGTTGGGATTTTGAATGAAGATAATGATAATTATGAAAAATGCATAAAAGTGGTAAATAGGTGGTTGGAGGGTAACGAGAAATGGTTGTTGATATTTGATGATTGTGAAGATTATGAGCAAATATATAGTTATATTCCTAATAATTATACAGGACATATTATTATTACATCAAAAAACCCAGATTGGGTTAAGCTAGTTAAACCTTTAAATATTGGTCCATTTACTGAAGCGGAAGCAATTAAATTATTATTAAAAAGATCAAATAAAATAGATGAGATTAATAAAGAGGATGATATAAAATCATTGCTAAAAAAGGCTGGGTTAGAAACAGATAATTCTGTATATGACTTAGCAAATAAATTGGGAAAATTACCCTTAGCTTTAAATCAAGCAGCAGCATATATAGAAGAAAATAGTATTAGTTTTCATGAATATATAAAACTTTATAATGAATATCAACTTTCTTTATTTGAAAAAAATTATGATAGTAAGGATTATAAATATACAGCGAAAACTGTATGGAAAATTAGCTTAGAAAAAATTCAAATGAAATCACCATTAAGCATAAGATTAGTCAATTTTTTATCTCTATTTTCTAATAATAAAACACCTAATTGGATATTAAAGGATAAATTCGATGTGTTACAGGAGTTATTAGATGAAGAAATTAATATCCTTAACTATAATGATGCTATCTCATTATTAAAGAAATATGCATTGATTGAATCTACTGGAACGTATTTTCATATGCATTGTTTAATACAAAGTGTAATTCAAAATGAAATGAATGAAAAAGATGAATTGGATAGGTATAGCGATATAGCTTCAAAATTTATTTACAAAATATTACCAGATGATTTAGGAACTAATGATGAATGGAAAGGTGTTTCAGATTTAATTCCTCATTTGCGTTATTTAATTGAAAAAATTGATGTAGAAAACAGTTTGTATATAAAATTAATTTTGAAACTTGGATTATGTGAGCGCTTTAAGTTCGGAGCAATCCAAGCAGAGCATACAATTGAGCATGCATTAGAGTTGGCTTTACAAGTTTATAAGGATTCAGATCCTATGGTTCTAAACATTTGTAATATGCTAGCAGGTATAAAAAAAGATATGGGTAAGCTAGATGCGGCTAAAAAATATTACTATAAGAACTTGAAGATACTTGAAGATGAAGGAGAAGGAAATAATTATAATATCCCTATTCTAAAAAATAATATTGGGTTAGTACTACTTCAAGAGGAAGACTATATAAACTCAAAAATTATGTTTGAAGATGCTCTAGAACTCTATAATATAGATGAGAAATTTTATAGTAAACAAATAGCAACTACTCTTAGTAATCTTTCAATTGTAAATGTAAAGTTGAGAGAATATGATGAAGCTTATGATAATGTTGAAAGAGCTTTAAGGTTAACAGAAATGTATTTAGGCAAAGATAATGTTATATATTCGAGAATGATTAATAATAAAGGAAATATTCTTTTAGATTTAAAAGACTATAAAAATGCAAAGGAGTATTTCGAAAAATCAATAAAGCTTGATGAAGATTTTTATCCTGAAAATCACACAGAGATAATCAATAAAAAGAATAACTTAGCTATGTGTTTAATTAATCTCAGTAAAGCAGAAATAGAACAAGCACGTAATATTCTTAATAATGCTATTGAAGTGAGCAAGAATTCGGAAAGTAATGAAAGTTCAGCGTTTGCAAGAGCTCTTAATACCTTAGCATTAATTTATGAAAAAGAAGAAAATTATGAGTTAGCGATTAAGCATCATGAAGAAAGTAAGAAGATACTTGTGAAAATATATGGTGAATTAAGTCTAAAAGTATCTCAATGTAACAAATATATTGCAGATTGCTTGTTAAAAATTGATAAGAAACGAGCATTAAATATGTATGAAGACATATTGAAAAATGATAAAGCAATAGTTGAAGAATTTAAAAAGGAGAAAAAGGATTTAAAAAATGTACAAGAAATAATTGAGGGAGAATTAGTTAACTTAGGAATATTATATGCTGACGAAGAAATAAAAAGGTATAAAGATTCTATAGAATATATTAAAAATGTTTTAAAGCCTAGAGCCAACCGATATGGAGATAATTCGGTTGAAGTTACAGTGTGCATTAGAACGTTAGCAAAAGCATATTTTGAAATAGGTAATTATAATAATGCTTATAAATACGCAGATAAAGCATTAAAGAATGATTTGAAAAATTTTGGTTGTTATAGTGAAGTAGTAGCTTTGGATTATAATAATTTAGCATATATCTTCTATATACTTGGTAATAAAGGAAAATCAACTGAGCTAATAAATAAGGCTAAGAATATAGCAGATAAAACTATGGGCATATCTGTGAATACGTTAGAAATCATAAAAGAAAATTTCGAAATGATTATTCATTCAGATAAAGATAGTATAATAGATACCATAAAGAAATATGATTTTGAGTTTTGGAAATATGATAAGAGTTTAATAATTAAACCTATTTTAAGAAAGTAA
- a CDS encoding DNA/RNA helicase domain-containing protein: MSEFDCQGLEIDMPVVGWGNDMLWDGHVWKSLNQMKV; the protein is encoded by the coding sequence ATCTCTGAATTTGACTGTCAGGGTTTGGAAATTGATATGCCTGTTGTCGGCTGGGGCAATGATATGCTATGGGATGGACATGTCTGGAAAAGTTTAAATCAGATGAAAGTGTAG
- a CDS encoding DNA/RNA helicase domain-containing protein, with amino-acid sequence MGWTCLEKFKSDESVDSEANIYRINIYRVLLTRGRDGFIAFVPPTEEFQSVYDALVNAGVEVL; translated from the coding sequence ATGGGATGGACATGTCTGGAAAAGTTTAAATCAGATGAAAGTGTAGATAGTGAAGCAAATATATATCGAATTAACATCTACAGAGTTTTGCTTACACGTGGTCGTGATGGATTTATTGCTTTTGTTCCGCCAACAGAAGAGTTTCAGTCAGTGTACGATGCGTTAGTAAATGCTGGTGTAGAAGTACTTTAG
- a CDS encoding DUF3791 domain-containing protein encodes MSRKEKNKIDYMVVCVAEFADKFSVSYKDSYNYLKKYNALNFLIENYEVEHTLSIEDAIEDMILVSKNNGGYLI; translated from the coding sequence ATGAGTAGGAAAGAAAAAAATAAAATAGATTACATGGTTGTATGTGTAGCTGAATTTGCAGATAAATTTTCAGTTAGTTATAAAGATTCCTATAATTATTTAAAAAAGTATAATGCTTTAAATTTTCTAATTGAAAATTATGAAGTTGAGCATACTTTAAGCATTGAAGATGCGATAGAAGACATGATTTTAGTTTCAAAAAATAACGGGGGATATTTGATATGA
- a CDS encoding DUF3990 domain-containing protein — MKLYHGSNVIISDINLDKCRPYKDFGKGFYCTAIEEQAELMAKRVAKIYGGTPHVTVFDFDENIISSNELNIKSFESPTKEWAIFVLNNRDRSFKEINSINCNIDNKYDIVAGPVADDDLALLFRTFTRGLIDINVLVKEMSYKKFSNQYSFHTQKAIQYLKFFGGK, encoded by the coding sequence ATGAAGTTGTATCATGGTTCTAATGTAATAATTTCAGATATTAATTTAGATAAATGTAGACCATACAAAGATTTTGGAAAAGGATTTTATTGTACAGCTATTGAAGAACAAGCGGAGCTAATGGCAAAAAGAGTAGCTAAAATCTATGGAGGAACACCCCATGTAACTGTATTTGATTTTGATGAAAATATAATTTCATCTAATGAATTAAATATAAAATCCTTTGAATCACCTACAAAAGAATGGGCTATTTTTGTATTAAATAATAGAGATAGAAGTTTTAAAGAAATAAATAGTATAAATTGCAATATAGACAATAAGTATGATATAGTTGCAGGACCAGTGGCAGATGATGATTTGGCATTATTGTTTAGAACCTTTACTAGAGGATTAATAGATATTAATGTATTAGTAAAAGAAATGAGTTATAAGAAATTTTCAAATCAATATTCATTTCATACCCAAAAAGCTATACAGTATCTAAAATTTTTTGGAGGTAAATAA